One window of Lepeophtheirus salmonis chromosome Z, UVic_Lsal_1.4, whole genome shotgun sequence genomic DNA carries:
- the LOC121130058 gene encoding uncharacterized protein: MKILLVALLSIGMSLASPRPDQCNILRASPFMASTLSGDLKTDLEFLVEFSRFMNYKTPGLLQEFVAFKSMRTSNHLARNSRQKREVEEKIKELRRQDVLIVGNPHNFGRPNNHGNQHNHDHPAFDVEVEEDTLSNVVNSSAVLTQGIANVLTESTGSVIDLLQAILEGAGSVVSDVLPSNIWNYLCIATWYPLHEERCKETRCTVCAPAIMSAAAACEKARGKITHICVQRVMGEGSCNYCIGDFMN, translated from the exons ATGAAGATT CTATTGGTAGCCCTACTCTCCATTGGCATGTCTCTTGCAAGCCCACGACCTGATCAATGTAATATTCTACGAGCATCACCCTTTATGGCATCCACACTCTCTGGAGATCTCAAAACAGATCTGGAATTCCTCGTAGAATTTTCTAGATTTATGAACTACAAGACCCCAGGATTACTACAAGAATTTGTGGctttcaagtccatgagaaCCTCAAATCATCTAGCCAGAAACTCTCGTCAAAAGCGG gaagtggaagaaaaaataaaagaacttcgTCGACAGGATGTTCTTATCGTCGGCAATCCACATAACTTTGGTAGGCCAAATAATCATGGTAACCAACATAATCATGATCATCCAGCTTTTGACGTAGAGGTCGAAGAAGACACCTTATCCAATGTTGTCAACTCTAGTGCGGTTTTAACTCAAGGAATAGCAAATGTGTTGACTGAATCCACAGGAAGCGTCATTGACTTACTACAAGCCATCCTTGAGGGTGCAGGAAGCGTTGTTTCTGAT GTCCTTCCATCCAACATAtggaattatttatgtattgccACATGGTACCCCCTTCATGAGGAGAGATGCAAAGAGACGCGATGCACTGTATGTGCACCAGCTATCATGTCTGCAGCTGCCGCTTGCGAAAAGGCACGAGGAAAAATCACTCATATTTGTGTTCAAAGAGTCATGGGTGAAGGCTCATGTAATTATTGTATTGGcgactttatgaattaa
- the LOC121130057 gene encoding angiogenic factor with G patch and FHA domains 1: MTDSVDLNGSQDHISRLQVENEDLKKKIAGLEVELSNSVKYAEKIRSEASELSRRLGVYKKREILAETVGTQTKEMPLKKEKEEVWKPSGTSLADEVREAAEQVTLSQGMVYEERSGLYYDYKSGYYYDAKIGMWYDGSSGKYFHYDPDSGVHKEMGNIKPEEKKKTETKREKRRRKRDKIEKKRLKRMVDTDDNEGTEGAEDGECSSSTSSPSDTSEDEQGPPPADKIPCVRLMVYESEDSKIGSLFLVTLPGGSIGREGAEHDVLLPDPGCSKFQAKITYDEKKGQYFLKDMGSRNGTWLNNKRMSVSKSESEPHEILHRSKIQIGKTILFAHIHPHLETCGGCEPGLLLKSDETEKFSSAAEKEAGRKKKMNELKKKYGLKGSDMETNESNVSGGAYVDRAEERRKKVGSDNPYEKTEVASLEKSLDSRNKGFNMMSKMGWKEGEGLGKDSAGRSEPVPIEERKVRAGLGSDAQVPTLDMKAQAKKSEVWKKTQERYNKLS; this comes from the exons ATGACTGACTCTGTGGATTTGAATGGATCCCAGGATCATATCTCTCGACTACAAGTTGAAAATGAGGATTTGAAAAAGAAGATTGCAGGACTTGAAGTTGAACTCTCGAATTCAGTGAAATATGCGGAAAAGATCCGATCAGAGGCCTCCGAGTTGAGTCGTCGTCTGGGTGTATATAAGAAAAGGGAGATTCTCGCTGAAACTGTGGGAACACAGACGAAAGAAATGCCGCTCAAGAAGGAAAAAGAGGAGGTTTGGAAGCCCTCTGGGACTTCGTTAGCGGATGAGGTCCGAGAGGCGGCTGAACAAGTGACGTTGAGTCA AGGTATGGTCTATGAAGAACGTTCAGgactttattatgattataaatcCGGTTACTATTATGACGCCAAAATTGGCATGTGGTATGACGGTTCTTCTGGAAAATACTTTCATTATGATCCAGACTCCGGAGTACATAAAGAAATGGGTAATATAAAACccgaagaaaagaaaaaaacagaaaccaaACGAGAGAAACGACGTCGAAAACGAGACAAAATAGAAAAGAAgcgtttaaaaa GAATGGTGGATACAGATGACAATGAAGGTACTGAGGGTGCCGAGGATGGAGAATGTTCTTCGAGTACTTCAAGTCCCTCTGATACCTCCGAAGATGAGCAAGGACCTCCTCCCGCTGATAAAATTCCTTGTGTAAGACTTATGGTATATGAATCCGAAGATTCAAAAATTGGTTCTCTGTTTCTTGTTACACTACCGGGGGGATCCATTGGGAGAGAGGGAGCAGAGCATGACGTTCTCCTTCCCGATCCGGGATGTTCGAAGTTCCAAGCTAAAATAacatatgatgaaaaaaaagggcAATATTTCCTCAAGGACATGGGATCTCGAAATGGCACTTGGctcaacaataaaagaatgagtgTCTCTAAAAGTGAGAGTGAGCCGCATGAGATTCTTCATAGAAGTAAGATTCAAATAGGAAAGACCATACTTTTTGCTCATATTCACCCACATTTGGAAACATGTGGGGGTTGCGAACCCGGGTTGCTCTTAAAAAGCGATGAAACGGAAAAGTTTTCTAGCGCAGCCGAAAAGGAAGCTGGAcgaaagaagaaaatgaatgagCTAAAGAAAAAGTATGGACTAAAAGGAAGCGATATGGAAACGAATGAAAGTAATGTATCTGGTGGAGCCTACGTTGACCGAGCAGAAGAAAGGCGTAAAAAAGTAGGATCGGATAATCCGTACGAAAAAACAGAGGTGGCCTCATTGGAAAAGTCCCTTGATAGCCGAAACAAGGGATTTAACATGATGTCTAAAATGGGATGGAAAGAAGGAGAAGGGTTAGGAAAGGATTCGGCTGGAAGATCTGAGCCAGTACCCATTGAGGAAAGAAAGGTAAGAGCTGGTCTAGGCTCAGATGCTCAAGTTCCAACTCTAGATATGAAGGCTCAAGCAAAAAAATCAGAAGTCTGGAAAAAAACTCAGGAACGCTATAATAAATTATCCTAG